From a region of the Syngnathus scovelli strain Florida chromosome 19, RoL_Ssco_1.2, whole genome shotgun sequence genome:
- the mgat1b gene encoding alpha-1,3-mannosyl-glycoprotein 2-beta-N-acetylglucosaminyltransferase b: MVRKKGSLILCGAFLFVAWNALLLLYLWGRPPMGRLGGEGGGAEPGGNEEWGLIRGKGSRINLAGEVIRLAEEVELQLETQKKLLKQIESHRAAWSKRRDVGKRDKEAVTKKHHVQSLALQPPEPLLDRADGELQRGVKSSASVGPDAQATVMETGERDQLSAYARPPAVTIPILVIACDRVTVKRSLDRLIQYRPSQELYPIIVSQDCGHAETAGVIASYGAQVTHIRQPDLSDIRVRPEHRKFQGYYKIARHYRWALNQVFNTFAQSTVVIVEDDLEVAPDFFEYFRAMYPILRSDPTLWCVSAWNDNGRDALVDPSKTALLHRTDFFPGLGWMLLKELWEELEPKWPSAFWDDWMRLPEQRKDRSCVRPEISRTITFGRKGVSLGQFFDQYLRYIRLNTEFVPFTKQNFSHLLKDNYDQKFIKDVYGAPPVKIEELQQGGALRGPGPYRVNYSSRDSFKVLARNLGVMDDLKSGVPRTGYRGVVAFLHRGRRVFLAPPEGWTRYDVSWS; the protein is encoded by the exons ATGGTTCGAAAGAAAGGTTCCCTGATACTATGCGGCGCATTTCTGTTTGTCGCGTGGAACGCTTTGCTTTTACTTTACCTGTGGGGCCGCCCGCCGATGGGCCGCCTCGGGGGGGAGGGCGGCGGCGCCGAACCGGGAGGGAATGAGGAGTGGGGTCTGATCCGAGGCAAAGGAAGCCGGATCAACCTGGCAGGGGAGGTGATCCGGCTGGCGGAGGAAGTAGAACTTCAGCTTGAGACCCAGAAAAAGTTGTTGAAGCAGATTGAAAGTCACCGGGCAGCGTGGTCCAAGCGCAGAGATGTGGGCAAAAGAGACAAGGAGGCGGTGACAAAAAAGCACCACGTCCAATCCCTCGCGCTTCAGCCCCCGGAGCCTCTGCTCGACCGTGCGGATGGCGAGCTCCAACGCGGTGTCAAATCGTCTGCTTCGGTTGGCCCAGATGCTCAAGCCACCGTAATGGAGACGGGCGAGCGTGATCAATTGTCCGCTTACGCCAGGCCCCCAGCGGTCACCATTCCTATCCTGGTCATCGCTTGCGACAGAGTCACCGTCAAACGGAGTCTGGACCGACTGATTCAGTACCGGCCTTCTCAAGAACTCTATCCCATCATCGTGAGCCAGGACTGCGGCCACGCCGAAACAGCCGGCGTCATCGCCTCCTACGGCGCTCAAGTGACGCACATTCGCCAACCGGACCTGTCCGACATCCGAGTGCGGCCGGAGCACAGGAAGTTCCAGGGCTACTACAAAATTGCCCGACATTATCGCTGGGCACTGAACCAAGTGTTCAACACTTTTGCGCAGTCCACCGTGGTCATAGTGGAGGATGACCTGGAG GTGGCACCAGACTTCTTTGAGTATTTCCGCGCCATGTACCCAATCCTGCGCTCCGACCCGACTTTGTGGTGCGTGTCCGCCTGGAACGATAACGGCCGAGACGCCTTGGTGGACCCGTCCAAAACCGCTCTTCTCCACCGGACAGACTTCTTCCCCGGTCTGGGCTGGATGCTGCTGAAGGAATTGTGGGAGGAGCTGGAACCCAAATGGCCTTCGGCCTTCTGGGACGATTGGATGCGTCTGCCGGAGCAACGCAAGGACCGCTCGTGCGTTCGCCCGGAAATATCGCGCACCATCACCTTTGGCCGAAAAGGCGTCAGCTTAGGTCAATTCTTTGACCAGTATCTGCGCTACATTCGACTCAACACGGAATTTGTGCCTTTCACCAAACAAAACTTCTCTCATTTGCTGAAAGACAACTATGACCAGAAGTTTATCAAAGACGTTTACGGCGCCCCGCCGGTGAAGATCGAGGAACTGCAACAGGGGGGAGCTTTAAGAGGACCCGGTCCGTACAGAGTCAACTACTCCAGCAGGGATAGTTTTAAAGTCCTCGCTCGGAATCTGGGGGTGATGGATGACTTGAAATCCGGAGTCCCGCGGACAGGCTACAGGGGCGTGGTGGCTTTCCTGCACCGCGGCCGCAGAGTCTTCTTGGCTCCGCCGGAAGGTTGGACGCGATACGATGTCAGCTGGAGTTGA
- the gtf2h4 gene encoding general transcription factor IIH subunit 4: MKLRVQLQCKNLHEYLRELSPDILDRLYNHPATCLAVYRELPSLAKNYVMRMLFLDQPLPQAAVALWVNKESQKNHDECVSVLTGLRLWHSQQLQGGLQGYFLNPVFKDNLRIALLGGGQAWADEGSSLGPDRHARDIESLDRYAVERWEVILHFMVGSPSAAVSQDLAQLLTQAGLMKSEAGEAPSITSAGFQFLLLDTASQLWYFTLQYLKSAQSRGMGLVEILSFLFQLSFSTLGRDYSVEGMSESLLTFLQHLREFGLVFQRKRKSRRYYPTRLAISLAAGVTSSSSSLASSSHLGSGTGGDAGFIVVETNYRIYAYTNSELQISLVALFSEMLYRFPNVAVAQITRESVQQAIANGITAQQIIHFLRTRAHPIMLMQTPVLPPTITDQIRLWELERDRLQFTEGVLYNQFLSQADFEVLRDRAQGLDCLVWQDVAHRVMVVTPHGHSEVKRFWKQQKSHT, encoded by the exons ATGAAGCTGCGAGTTCAGCTGCAGTGCAAGAATTTGCACGAGTACCTCAGAGAACTGAGCCCAGATATTTTGGACCGACTTTACAATCATCCAGCAACATGTTTGGCTGTGTACAG GGAGCTTCCATCTCTGGCCAAAAACTATGTGATGAGAATGCTCTTCCTGGACCAGCCTCTTCCACAGGCAGCAGTGGCATTATGGGTGAATAAAGAAAGCCAGAA GAATCATGACGAATGCGTCTCAGTGCTGACGGGACTTCGCCTTTGGCACAGTCAGCAGCTGCAGGGTGGTCTGCAGGGCTATTTCCTGAATCCAGTGTTCAAAGATAACCTGAGGATTGCGCTGCTGGGCGG GGGCCAGGCGTGGGCGGACGAAGGCAGCAGCCTGGGGCCCGACAGGCATGCTCGCGACATTGAGAGTCTGGACCGTTATGCCGTGGAGCGCTGGGAGGTTATCTTGCACTTTATGGTGGGTTCTCCCAGTGCTGCGGTGAGTCAGGACCTCGCTCAGCTGCTGACTCAGGCCGGCCTCATGAAAAG TGAGGCAGGAGAGGCCCCCTCCATCACCTCTGCTGGCTTCCAGTTCCTTCTGCTGGACACAGCCTCTCAGTTGTGGTATTTCACCCTGCAGTACCTGAAAAGTGCTCAG TCAAGAGGAATGGGCCTGGTGGAGATTTTGTCCTTTTTGTTCCAGCTCAGTTTCTCAACCTTAGGCCGA GATTACTCGGTGGAGGGTATGAGCGAGTCATTACTCACATTTCTGCAGCACCTTCGGGAGTTTGGACTGGTCTTCCAGAGGAAG AGAAAGTCAAGGCGCTACTATCCCACCAGACTGGCCATCAGTCTGGCCGCGGGAGTCACCAGCAGCTCTTCCTCCCTGGCCTCCTCTTCTCACTTGGGCTCCGGCACCGGGGGGGATGCCGGCTTCATTGTGGTGGAAACAAATTATCGCATCTACGCGTACACAA ACTCGGAGCTCCAGATTTCTCTGGTAGCACTCTTCAGTGAAATGTTATATCGCTTTCCCAACGTGGCGGTGGCCCAGATCACCAGAGAATCCGTGCAACAGGCCATCGCAAATGGCATCACTGCACAACAg ATCATCCACTTTTTGAGGACCAGAGCACACCCTATCATGCTGATGCAG acaCCGGTGCTTCCTCCAACCATAACGGATCAGATCCGACTTTGGGAGCTGGAGCGAGATCGGCTCCAATTCACCGAGG GTGTGCTCTACAACCAGTTTCTCTCCCAGGCTGACTTTGAGGTGCTGCGAGACAGAGCTCAG GGTCTGGATTGTCTGGTGTGGCAAGACGTCGCTCACAGGGTGATGGTGGTGACGCCGCACGGACACAGTGAGGTCAAGCGCTTCTGGAAACAACAAAAGTCGCACACGTAA
- the sh3bp5lb gene encoding SH3 domain-binding protein 5-like, translated as MEPESSRQSPTDVGCTKRPDLRQETPGREEAKGADGSAVVALRRRGGDEHGKGGKSERGACAGESEYLLKSGHQQDAAAAADDAADAAPAAAAAAAAAAAAAAAGKYEEELDPRIQEELEHLNQASDEINKLELHLDDARSSYRKILTDSARKLNAQGSQLGACIEKARPYYEARRLAKEAQQETQKAALRYERAVSMHTAAREMVYVAEQGLLADRNTLDPTWQEMLNHATAKVNEAEEERFRSEHEHQRVTQLCQDAEAKVQTLQKSLKKVILKSKPYFELKAQFNHILEEHKAKVVQLEEQVAKVKTRYSVALRNLEQISEQIHAQRGPARASRGRAAAGGGRRSSPVGAEAESRTGSGGGSLAGMAQIESDWLDGEKTRLWVEKHRQNGWGQREAASDRLSVISLQTIASDLEKCDSVEHLGDFSDGALADEWDWNRKAPLGPAAAAAAGGHEAKAGKIQTGSNEKQDSLVRQHHRSVSL; from the exons ATGGAGCCCGAAAGCTCGCGTCAAAGTCCAACCGACGTGGGGTGCACCAAACGGCCAGACTTGAGGCAAGAGACCCCAGGCAGGGAGGAGGCAAAAGGCGCAGACGGGAGCGCAGTGGTGGCCTTACGGCGAAGAGGAGGAGATGAACATGGCAAAGGTGGCAAATCGGAACGTGGAGCGTGTGCTGGCGAAAGCGAGTATCTGCTGAAAAGCGGACACCAACAAgatgctgccgccgctgctgatgatgctgctgatgctgctcctgcagctgctgctgctgctgctgctgctgctgctgctgctgctgctggcaaaTATGAGGAGGAGCTGGATCCAAGAATTCAG gAGGAACTGGAGCACCTCAACCAAGCCAGCGATGAGATCAACAAGCTGGAGCTTCATTTGGAT GACGCCAGGTCCAGCTACAGGAAAATTCTCACCGATTCTGCCAGGAAGCTGAATGCTCAGGGCTCCCAACTTGGTGCCTGTATTGAGAAAGCCAGGCCTTACTATGAAGCCCGCAGACTGGCCAAAGAG GCGCAGCAGGAGACCCAAAAAGCTGCTCTGAGATATGAAAGGGCCGTGTCCATGCACACGGCTGCCAGAGAGATGGTGTACGTGGCCGAACAAGGCCTGTTGGCTGACAGGAACACCTTGGACCCCACCTGGCAGGAGATGCTCAACCACGCTACTGCTAAG GTGAACGAGGCTGAGGAGGAGCGCTTTCGCAGTGAGCACGAGCACCAGCGGGTCACGCAGCTCTGCCAGGACGCTGAGGCCAAAGTCCAAACGCTCCAAAAATCACTCAAGAAGGTCATCCTCAAGtccaaaccctactttgaactaAAGGCTCAGTTCAACCACATCCTGGAG GAGCACAAGGCCAAAGTGGTACAGCTAGAGGAGCAAGTCGCCAAAGTCAAAACTCGCTATTCTGTGGCTCTGCGGAACCTGGAacagatcagcgagcagatccaCGCGCAGCGAGGGCCAGCCCGCGCCAGCAGGGGCCGAGCGGCCGCGGGCGGCGGCCGCCGCAGCTCTCCGGTCGGCGCCGAGGCCGAGAGCCGGACGGGCTCCGGCGGAGGAAGCTTGGCGGGAATGGCCCAGATAGAGAGCGACTGGCTGGACGGCGAGAAAACGCGGCTGTGGGTGGAGAAGCACCGGCAGAACGGCTGGGGCCAGAGAGAGGCGGCTTCGGACCGCCTGTCCGTCATCAGCCTGCAGACCATCGCTTCGGACCTGGAGAAATGCGATTCGGTGGAGCACCTGGGTGATTTCAGCGATGGCGCGCTGGCTGACGAGTGGGACTGGAATAGGAAGGCTCCGCTcgggcccgccgccgccgccgccgccggcggccATGAGGCCAAAGCGGGCAAAATACAAACGGGGAGTAACGAAAAGCAGGACAGCTTGGTCAGGCAGCACCACCGAAGTGTCAGCCTCTGA
- the polr1h gene encoding DNA-directed RNA polymerase I subunit RPA12 isoform X2 — translation MEDAICCPRCSFSISVSELSGREIRSTVVFNPVDKSSMVQESSNDTEVKGPVIDRRCSRCNKEGMIYHTRQMRSADEGQTVFFTCMHCRYQEKEDS, via the exons ATGGAAGACGCCATCTGCTGTCCCCGCTGCTCCTTTTCCATCTCTGTATCag AGTTGTCAGGTCGAGAAATTCGCTCGACAGTCGTATTCAATCCGGTGGACAAGTCTTCCATGGTCCAAGAGAGTAGTAACGACACTGAAGTCAAGGGTCCTGTG ATCGACAGACGCTGCAGTAGGTGCAATAAAGAAGGCATGATTTATCACACGAGGCAGATGAGATCTGCAGATGAAGGCCAGACTGTCTTCTTCACATGTATGCACTGCAG GTACCAAGAGAAGGAAGACTCGTGA
- the polr1h gene encoding DNA-directed RNA polymerase I subunit RPA12 isoform X1 has product MSCFIGDPNFCPECGNVLPLPGMEDAICCPRCSFSISVSELSGREIRSTVVFNPVDKSSMVQESSNDTEVKGPVIDRRCSRCNKEGMIYHTRQMRSADEGQTVFFTCMHCRYQEKEDS; this is encoded by the exons ATGTCATGTTTTATTGGTGATCCCAACTTCTGTCCAGAGTGTGGCAATGTTCTTCCTTTACCAGGGATGGAAGACGCCATCTGCTGTCCCCGCTGCTCCTTTTCCATCTCTGTATCag AGTTGTCAGGTCGAGAAATTCGCTCGACAGTCGTATTCAATCCGGTGGACAAGTCTTCCATGGTCCAAGAGAGTAGTAACGACACTGAAGTCAAGGGTCCTGTG ATCGACAGACGCTGCAGTAGGTGCAATAAAGAAGGCATGATTTATCACACGAGGCAGATGAGATCTGCAGATGAAGGCCAGACTGTCTTCTTCACATGTATGCACTGCAG GTACCAAGAGAAGGAAGACTCGTGA